AACCTATGGCTGCTTTACAAAACCAGAAGATTTCTTAAACATGGAAAATGTGAAGGCTCTTCATTTGTCCCTTGCAAAAAGACCAACGGGCGGCGGCATTGTCTTTCATATCTGCGATTTTGCCTTCTCTGTTGTCATACCAGCAAATCACCCCAAATTTTCTATCAACACACTCGACAATTATGCTTTGATTAATAACGCTGTAATTCATACGATACAAAAAATAAAGAACGATACAACACCTATTCTATTGCCACAAGAAAGCCCTCCTCTTGATTCTTATTGTCAAAAATTTTGCATGGCAAAGCCTACAAAATATGATGTCATCCTACAAGGCAAAAAAATCGGTGGAGCCTCGCAAAGGCGCACCAAACATGGATTTCTTCATCAAGGAACTATTGCAGTAGCTCTTCTTCCAAAAGAATACTTAGAAAAAATCATTCTCCCAGAAACAAAAGTGATTGAAGCTATGCAAAATAACAGCGCATCCCTTCTTGGCAACAACTGGACACTTCATGACCTTCAAGCTATGCGAGAAATAGTCTCTATTAATCTACAAGAGTGCATGCAAGAGATCTAATCTACTCATTGCCTCTAAAAGACTTTTTCGATGACCAAAAGCCGTAAGGCGCAAAAAACCCTCTCCGGAAGGCCCAAAACCAGCTCCTGGGGTTGTAACCAAATGAAGCTTTTCCAAAAACTGCTGAAACACCTCCCACGACTTTTTACCTGGAAAATGAACCCAAAGATAGGGGGCATTTGTGCCCCCAAAAACAGAGTACCCTAAGCTTTCTAGTTTTTCTTTAATGATTCTTGCATTTTCTAAATAGTATTGTATGACTCGTTTTATTTCTAAAAGCCCATCCTCTTCAAGTACTCTACAGCCGCCTCTTTGGGCAATATTAGAAGCTCCATTGAAAATGGTTGTTGTCAAGCGATTCCAGTCCGCTTTCACAGATGTTCCATCTTCATACTTAAGGTCCTCTGGAACTACTGTCCAACCAAGACGCACCCCTGTAAAGCCCGCTAGCTTGGAAAATGAATTCACCTCTATTGCAACTTGCTTTGCATTTTCAATTTCAAAGATAGATTTGGGCAAGGATGGATCTTGAATATAACTTGCATAGGCTGCATCAAAAATAATAATCGATCTATTTTTTATTGCAAATGCTACTAATTGCTCTAATTGTTCTTTGGTTGCAGCAGCACCTGTGGGATTATTAGGAGAGCAAAAATAGATCAGATCAGTCCTTGGAAGAATTTCCAAATTAGGAAAAAACTGATTTTCTGGCAGGCATGGCATAAAGATAACTTGCTGTACACCTTGAATCAAGCTGCCATCGATATAAACAGGATAAGCTGGGTCTTGAACAGCAATAGAAACAGTATTTCCAAAAAGCATCTGCAGCCGTCCAAGATCACATTTTGCCCCATCAGAGACAAAAACCTCTTCTGGTTTTACACAATGTGAATAGATCTTTTCTGCAATTTTTTTTCTAAGTTCTTGGATACCCTGCTCTGGACCATATCCTGAATACCCATCTAATGTGCCCAATTGTTTTGATACATATAAAAAGGCCTCTATAACAGAATGACCAATGGGCTCTGTTGTATCTCCTATTCCTAAATTGACAATCGAAGCTTCAGGATTTTCAACTAAAAATTGTTTTCTTCTCAGATTAATTTCTGGGAAAAGATAATTAGCCTTTAAAGCAGCTAAATTCGTGTTTCTCTTTACCATTTTACAATTAGTTTTAATGAGCAGCTGGTTTGATGGAGCTTTCCCAATTTTTGATATAGCTGAGTAATTCTTGCTGACTAGGCCTAGATTCTAAAAACTGCAACCCTCCAGGGTAGCTACATAGGTGAGCAAGCTTTGCAAGTAAGTGCAAATGCCTCTTATCTTCACAAG
The nucleotide sequence above comes from Chlamydiales bacterium. Encoded proteins:
- a CDS encoding lipoate--protein ligase family protein → MIKWQILHSGENPATLIMQKDQELLDALTPTSHPILHLYKWKGDCATYGCFTKPEDFLNMENVKALHLSLAKRPTGGGIVFHICDFAFSVVIPANHPKFSINTLDNYALINNAVIHTIQKIKNDTTPILLPQESPPLDSYCQKFCMAKPTKYDVILQGKKIGGASQRRTKHGFLHQGTIAVALLPKEYLEKIILPETKVIEAMQNNSASLLGNNWTLHDLQAMREIVSINLQECMQEI
- a CDS encoding LL-diaminopimelate aminotransferase; protein product: MVKRNTNLAALKANYLFPEINLRRKQFLVENPEASIVNLGIGDTTEPIGHSVIEAFLYVSKQLGTLDGYSGYGPEQGIQELRKKIAEKIYSHCVKPEEVFVSDGAKCDLGRLQMLFGNTVSIAVQDPAYPVYIDGSLIQGVQQVIFMPCLPENQFFPNLEILPRTDLIYFCSPNNPTGAAATKEQLEQLVAFAIKNRSIIIFDAAYASYIQDPSLPKSIFEIENAKQVAIEVNSFSKLAGFTGVRLGWTVVPEDLKYEDGTSVKADWNRLTTTIFNGASNIAQRGGCRVLEEDGLLEIKRVIQYYLENARIIKEKLESLGYSVFGGTNAPYLWVHFPGKKSWEVFQQFLEKLHLVTTPGAGFGPSGEGFLRLTAFGHRKSLLEAMSRLDLLHALL